The following proteins are co-located in the Pan troglodytes isolate AG18354 chromosome 5, NHGRI_mPanTro3-v2.0_pri, whole genome shotgun sequence genome:
- the NUP43 gene encoding nucleoporin Nup43 isoform X2: MEEIYAKFVSQKISKTRWRPLPPGSLQTAETFATGSWDNEENYISLWSIGDFGNLDSDGGFEGDHQLLCDIRHHGDVMDLQFFDQERIVAASSTGCVTVFLHHPNNQTLSVNQQWTTAHYHTGPGSPSYSSAPCTGVVCNNPEIVTVGEDGRINLFRADHKEAVRTIDNADSSTLHAVTFLRTPEILTVNSIGQLKIWDFRQQGNEPSQILSLTGDRVPLHCVDRHPNQQHVVATGGQDGMLSIWDVRQGTMPVSLLKAHEAEMWEVHFHPSNPEHLFTCSEDGSLWHWDASTDVPEKSSLFHQGHTSMKSDSTSIAKNKKAPFP, translated from the exons ATGGAGGAAATTTATGCGAAGTTTGTGTCTCAGAAAATCAGCAAAACCCGCTGGCGACCGCTGCCTCCGGGAAGTTTACAGACCGCGGAGACGTTCGCTACAGGATCTTGGGACAATGAG GAAAAttatatttcactgtggtctatTGGAGATTTTGGAAACTTGGACTCTGATGGAGGGTTTGAAGGAGACCATCAGTTATTGTGTGATATCAGACACCATGGTGATGTAATGGATTTACAG ttttttgaCCAGGAAAGAATTGTCGCTGCTTCATCAACAGGATGTGTAACAGTTTTCCTTCACCATCCAAATAACCAG ACTCTGTCAGTCAACCAGCAGTGGACTACAGCTCACTACCACACAGGCCCTGGCAGTCCTTCCTATAGCAGTGCACCATGTACAGGTGTTGTGTGCAACAACCCAGAAATCGTTACAGTTGGAGAGGATGGTCGAATAAATCTCTTCAGAGCTGATCACAAGGAAGCTGTAAGAACCATAG acaaTGCAGATAGTAGTACACTCCATGCTGTAACCTTTCTTCGAACTCCTGAGATTCTTACTGTAAATTCAATTGGACAGTTGAAAATATGGGATTTCAGACAACAAGGAAATGAGCCTTCTCAGATATTGTCACT GACTGGTGACCGAGTGCCACTCCACTGTGTTGATAGACATCCCAACCAACAGCATGTTGTAGCTACTGGTGGCCAAGATGGAATGTTGAGTATTTGGGATGTTAGACAAGGTACTATGCCTGTATCTCTGCTGAAGGCTCATGAAGCTGAAA TGTGGGAAGTTCACTTTCACCCATCCAACCCAGAACATCTTTTTACCTGCTCTGAAGATGGATCCCTCTGGCACTGGGATGCTTCCACAGATGTACCTGAAAAGTCGTCACTCTTTCACCAAG
- the NUP43 gene encoding nucleoporin Nup43 isoform X3, with translation MEEIYAKFVSQKISKTRWRPLPPGSLQTAETFATGSWDNEENYISLWSIGDFGNLDSDGGFEGDHQLLCDIRHHGDVMDLQFFDQERIVAASSTGCVTVFLHHPNNQTLSVNQQWTTAHYHTGPGSPSYSSAPCTGVVCNNPEIVTVGEDGRINLFRADHKEAVRTIDNADSSTLHAVTFLRTPEILTVNSIGQLKIWDFRQQGNEPSQILSLTGDRVPLHCVDRHPNQQHVVATGGQDGMLSIWDVRQGTMPVSLLKAHEAEMWEVHFHPSNPEHLFTCSEDGSLWHWDASTDVPEKSSLFHQDFPLKDEQKVS, from the exons ATGGAGGAAATTTATGCGAAGTTTGTGTCTCAGAAAATCAGCAAAACCCGCTGGCGACCGCTGCCTCCGGGAAGTTTACAGACCGCGGAGACGTTCGCTACAGGATCTTGGGACAATGAG GAAAAttatatttcactgtggtctatTGGAGATTTTGGAAACTTGGACTCTGATGGAGGGTTTGAAGGAGACCATCAGTTATTGTGTGATATCAGACACCATGGTGATGTAATGGATTTACAG ttttttgaCCAGGAAAGAATTGTCGCTGCTTCATCAACAGGATGTGTAACAGTTTTCCTTCACCATCCAAATAACCAG ACTCTGTCAGTCAACCAGCAGTGGACTACAGCTCACTACCACACAGGCCCTGGCAGTCCTTCCTATAGCAGTGCACCATGTACAGGTGTTGTGTGCAACAACCCAGAAATCGTTACAGTTGGAGAGGATGGTCGAATAAATCTCTTCAGAGCTGATCACAAGGAAGCTGTAAGAACCATAG acaaTGCAGATAGTAGTACACTCCATGCTGTAACCTTTCTTCGAACTCCTGAGATTCTTACTGTAAATTCAATTGGACAGTTGAAAATATGGGATTTCAGACAACAAGGAAATGAGCCTTCTCAGATATTGTCACT GACTGGTGACCGAGTGCCACTCCACTGTGTTGATAGACATCCCAACCAACAGCATGTTGTAGCTACTGGTGGCCAAGATGGAATGTTGAGTATTTGGGATGTTAGACAAGGTACTATGCCTGTATCTCTGCTGAAGGCTCATGAAGCTGAAA TGTGGGAAGTTCACTTTCACCCATCCAACCCAGAACATCTTTTTACCTGCTCTGAAGATGGATCCCTCTGGCACTGGGATGCTTCCACAGATGTACCTGAAAAGTCGTCACTCTTTCACCAAG
- the NUP43 gene encoding nucleoporin Nup43 isoform X4, producing the protein MEEIYAKFVSQKISKTRWRPLPPGSLQTAETFATGSWDNEENYISLWSIGDFGNLDSDGGFEGDHQLLCDIRHHGDVMDLQFFDQERIVAASSTGCVTVFLHHPNNQTLSVNQQWTTAHYHTGPGSPSYSSAPCTGVVCNNPEIVTVGEDGRINLFRADHKEAVRTIDNADSSTLHAVTFLRTPEILTVNSIGQLKIWDFRQQGNEPSQILSLTGDRVPLHCVDRHPNQQHVVATGGQDGMLSIWDVRQGTMPVSLLKAHEAEMWEVHFHPSNPEHLFTCSEDGSLWHWDASTDVPEKSSLFHQGEKALPQPG; encoded by the exons ATGGAGGAAATTTATGCGAAGTTTGTGTCTCAGAAAATCAGCAAAACCCGCTGGCGACCGCTGCCTCCGGGAAGTTTACAGACCGCGGAGACGTTCGCTACAGGATCTTGGGACAATGAG GAAAAttatatttcactgtggtctatTGGAGATTTTGGAAACTTGGACTCTGATGGAGGGTTTGAAGGAGACCATCAGTTATTGTGTGATATCAGACACCATGGTGATGTAATGGATTTACAG ttttttgaCCAGGAAAGAATTGTCGCTGCTTCATCAACAGGATGTGTAACAGTTTTCCTTCACCATCCAAATAACCAG ACTCTGTCAGTCAACCAGCAGTGGACTACAGCTCACTACCACACAGGCCCTGGCAGTCCTTCCTATAGCAGTGCACCATGTACAGGTGTTGTGTGCAACAACCCAGAAATCGTTACAGTTGGAGAGGATGGTCGAATAAATCTCTTCAGAGCTGATCACAAGGAAGCTGTAAGAACCATAG acaaTGCAGATAGTAGTACACTCCATGCTGTAACCTTTCTTCGAACTCCTGAGATTCTTACTGTAAATTCAATTGGACAGTTGAAAATATGGGATTTCAGACAACAAGGAAATGAGCCTTCTCAGATATTGTCACT GACTGGTGACCGAGTGCCACTCCACTGTGTTGATAGACATCCCAACCAACAGCATGTTGTAGCTACTGGTGGCCAAGATGGAATGTTGAGTATTTGGGATGTTAGACAAGGTACTATGCCTGTATCTCTGCTGAAGGCTCATGAAGCTGAAA TGTGGGAAGTTCACTTTCACCCATCCAACCCAGAACATCTTTTTACCTGCTCTGAAGATGGATCCCTCTGGCACTGGGATGCTTCCACAGATGTACCTGAAAAGTCGTCACTCTTTCACCAAG